The Granulicella arctica genome segment CGCTATGCGTGTGGATGGGCTGCGGAGCCTGCGGGCCAAAGGCGACGGTGTTGCGTGTTCCGGCCCATGGGATGGGTTTTGCGGGGGGCTGAAAACGGTGCTTCGCGGTGTCATCGCCGTACGGGATGCCTTTGAAGACGAGGACTCCCTCATCGACGAAGCCACGCACGAGGCCGTAGTTGGTGGCGGCTACGGGCGCTGTGGGTTCCTGGGACCATGAGGTTCCTGCTCCTGCTGAGGTACTTAAAGCCAGCAGAGCCGATCCTTTCAGTATTTCTCTTCTGGAAAGCATGGAGCCTCGGGCCTCTTCTTTCATCCACCCTAAACGGAAGGATGGAATGCGCGCAAAGACGGTTGCCTTTGGCGGCAAAGAGAAGGGCCGCCCGGAGGCAGCCCCTTCTGCTTGCCAGAGATGCTGGCTACTTCTTTGCGGTGGCGAAGCGCTTGTTGATCTCGTCCCAGTTCACGGTGTTCCACCATGCGGCGAGGTAGTCGGGGCGCTTGTTCTGGTACTTGAGGTAGTAGGCGTGCTCCCAGATATCGTTGCCGAGGATGGGATAGTGGCCCTGGGAGAGTGGGTTGTCCTGGTTGGCGGTGGTGACGATCTTCAGCTTGCCGCCCTCGAAGATCAGCCATCCCCAGCCGGAGCCGAACTGCTTGGCGGTGGTCTCGTTGAAGAGCTTCTTGAAGCTCTCGAAGTCGCCGAAGTCAGCCTTGATCTGGGCTGCGATGTCGCCGTTGGGTTCGCCGCCGCCGTGCGGCTTCATGATCTGCCAGAACATGGTGTGGTTTACGTGTCCGCCGCCGTTGTTCTGGACGACCTTGCGGACGTCTTCGGGGATGGCAGCGAGATCCTTGATGAGGTCTTCGGGGGACTTGGTGGCGAGTTCGGGGTGCTTCTCGACGGCGCCGTTCAGGTTGGTGACGTAGGTCTGGTGGTGCTTGTCGTGATGAAGCTTCATGGTTGCTTCGTCGATGTGGGGCTCAAGTCCGGCGTAGTCATACGGAAGGGCGGGAAGTTCAAAGGCCACGTTGGTTCTCCTGTACTTCACAAGGTCGTGTAGGCCGAGGCGAGATGCCCCGGCAGCTTATATGAGGTTCGATGCCATCGGCGCGCAAAGTGATGCAGGCGTTCCGGGCCTGTGCAGTTTCAAAATCATAGCGCATGAAGATGTTTGGGGTACGCCTTGCAGCATTCATCGGTCGTTTACCGACCATTTCTCCCGCTGGTAG includes the following:
- a CDS encoding Fe-Mn family superoxide dismutase, which encodes MAFELPALPYDYAGLEPHIDEATMKLHHDKHHQTYVTNLNGAVEKHPELATKSPEDLIKDLAAIPEDVRKVVQNNGGGHVNHTMFWQIMKPHGGGEPNGDIAAQIKADFGDFESFKKLFNETTAKQFGSGWGWLIFEGGKLKIVTTANQDNPLSQGHYPILGNDIWEHAYYLKYQNKRPDYLAAWWNTVNWDEINKRFATAKK